A section of the Xiphias gladius isolate SHS-SW01 ecotype Sanya breed wild chromosome 10, ASM1685928v1, whole genome shotgun sequence genome encodes:
- the chrm5a gene encoding muscarinic acetylcholine receptor M5a gives MEGENILNSTVNTSTMDIHLVTHSLWEVITIATVSAIVSLITVVGNVLVMLSFKVNSQLKTVNNYYLLSLAAADLIIGVFSMNLYTSYILMGYWALGNLACDLWLALDYVASNASVMNLLVISFDRYFSITRPLTYRAKRTPKRAGIMIGLAWLVSLILWAPPILCWQYFVGKRTVPERQCQIQFFSEPVITFGTAIAAFYIPVSVMTILYCRIYKETEKRTKDLAELQGINYATDSGVSQPQKTIIRSCFSCKLRSASHDRNQVSWSSSSRSNAAKSVANTNDEWSKAGQLTTFNSYASSEDEDRPVSPGGFQPSFRNQACETSKSGVGSEGKKLSSYEDSFFQMPCKSNSQKSSKCVSYKFKPMAKEIHVAHQSKNGDTKMASSTFSSAESMSVPSTSSTSKPIDATLKNQITKRKRMVLIKERKAAQTLSAILLAFILTWTPYNIMVLISTFCSDCIPLSLWHLGYWLCYVNSTVNPMCYALCNKTFQKTFRMLLLCQWRKKRIEEKLYWYGQNPVVSSKLT, from the coding sequence ATGGAAGGAGAAAACATACTGAACTCCACTGTTAATACCAGTACAATGGATATCCACCTAGTGACACACAGTCTCTGGGAGGTGATCACCATTGCGACTGTGTCAGCTATAGTCAGCCTCATCACAGTTGTGGGGAATGTTCTGGTTATGCTCTCCTTTAAAGTCAACAGCCAGCTAAAGACAGTGAACAATTACTACCTGCTGAGTTTGGCAGCTGCGGACCTCATCATAGGTGTTTTCTCCATGAATCTGTATACCTCTTATATACTGATGGGCTACTGGGCCTTAGGCAACCTCGCCTGTGACCTGTGGTTGGCTCTAGACTATGTAGCCAGTAATGCATCAGTCATGAACCTGTTGGTGATCAGTTTTGACAGATATTTCTCCATCACCAGGCCTCTGACCTACAGGGCCAAACGCACTCCCAAACGAGCTGGAATTATGATAGGTTTAGCCTGGCTGGTTTCGCTTATTCTTTGGGCTCCACCGATACTCTGCTGGCAATACTTTGTAGGAAAAAGGACTGTCCCTGAGAGGCAATGCCAGATCCAGTTTTTCTCTGAGCCTGTAATAACCTTTGGGACAGCAATTGCAGCCTTTTATATTCCCGTGTCAGTCATGACAATCCTCTATTGTCGAATCTACAAGGAGACGGAGAAGAGGACCAAAGATCTGGCTGAGCTTCAGGGGATTAACTATGCCACAGACTCTGGGGTCAGTCAGCCTCAGAAAACCATTATCAGATCCTGTTTTAGCTGTAAACTAAGATCAGCTTCGCATGACAGGAACCAAGTCTCCTGGTCATCTTCCAGCAGGAGCAATGCTGCCAAATCAGTAGCCAACACCAATGACGAGTGGTCCAAAGCTGGTCAGCTGACCACCTTTAATAGTTATGCCTCCTCAGAGGACGAGGACAGGCCTGTGTCTCCAGGAGGCTTCCAGCCCTCATTCAGGAACCAGGCTTGCGAGACCAGCAAGAGTGGAGTGGGCAGTGAGGGCAAGAAGCTCAGCAGCTATGAGGACAGCTTCTTTCAGATGCCATGTAAAAGCAACTCTCAGAAGAGCAGCAAGTGTGTGTCCTACAAGTTCAAACCTATGGCCAAAGAGATTCACGTGGCGCACCAGAGCAAAAATGGTGACACTAAAATGGCATCGTCGACATTTTCCTCGGCAGAGTCCATGAGTGTTccatccacctcctccacaTCTAAACCCATAGATGCCACGCTGAAGAACCAGAtcacaaagaggaagaggatggtgTTGATCAAGGAGAGGAAGGCAGCTCAGACTCTCAGCGCTATCTTGCTGGCCTTCATCCTAACATGGACGCCTTATAACATCATGGTGCTGATTTCCACCTTCTGCTCAGACTgcatccccctctccctctggcATCTGGGCTACTGGCTGTGCTACGTCAACAGCACTGTCAATCCTATGTGCTACGCCCTGTGTAACAAGACTTTTCAGAAGACCTTCCGCATGCTCTTACTCTGCcagtggaggaagaaaaggatTGAGGAGAAACTATACTGGTATGGACAGAACCCTGTGGTCAGCTCCAAACTgacatga
- the zgc:194887 gene encoding fibrinogen-like protein 1-like protein, which translates to MKCWRCWLAAVALLLLGVAGVNMEHLQAQNLNLLPPHEHNLVLNREMRVLPRDCYEMLMTSSGQARDGVYLIQPGDSPIVAYCAMQEGGWTVVQHITVNSSVNFDCTWAEYKHGFGHVTGDHWLGNEYLHQLTIGPGRYKLGVKLVDRDAITKTGEYDPVLVEDEASAYRLRLGLFQGTTVDALTLDTENYLHDNQKFTTKDRDNDNYFQNCAKLEFQGVPGGGWWYDACAGANLNRRNVIYWQKDCNKERLCKYAWMMVRPSDTVKLIHSGDCKKDEL; encoded by the exons ATGAAATGCTGGAGATGCTGGCTGGCAGCAGTAGCCCTGCTGCTGCTTGGTGTGGCTGGAGTTAACATGGAGCATCTCCAAGCTCAGAACCTGAATCTGCTTCCCCCACATGAGCATAACTTGGTCCTGAACCGTGAAATGAGAg TGCTGCCCAGAGACTGTTATGAAATGCTGATGACCTCTTCAGGCCAGGCCAGAGACGGGGTGTACCTGATCCAACCAGGTGACTCCCCCATCGTGGCTTACTGTGCCATGCAGGAGGGAGGATGGACTGTTGTGCAGCATATCACTGTTAACAGCAGTGTGAACTTTGATTGTACCTGGGCTGAGTACAAGCATGGCTTTGGGCATGTCACTGGGGATCACTGGCTTGGGAATGAATACCTTCATCAGCTCACCATCGGCCCTGGGCGCTATAAACTAGGAGTAAAACTAGTGGACCGCGACGCCATCACCAAGACGGGGGAGTATGACCCCGTTCTAGTTGAGGATGAAGCATCAGCATACAGGCTGAGGCTGGGGCTGTTCCAGGGCACAACTGTAGACGCTCTGACCCTGGACACAGAGAACTACCTGCATGATAACCAGAAATTCACCACtaaagacagagacaatgaCAACTACTTCCAAAACTGTGCCAAGCTGGAGTTTCAGGGGGTGCCTGGAGGAGGCTGGTGGTACGATGCCTGTGCTGGTGCCAATCTGAATCGCAGGAATGTCATCTACTGGCAAAAGGACTGCAACAAAGAGCGACTGTGCAAGTACGCATGGATGATGGTGAGACCTTCAGACACAGTTAAACTGATTCACAGCGGAGACTGCAAGAAAGACGAGCTATAA
- the LOC120795960 gene encoding KATNB1-like protein 1, with product MDSNSEDGDYQNLEHAFHHDTAQYRVTYTHGKNTKEVDYDKNEEVNKKRYPMSRSGNNPGRVRRIVSCKRKTHHLTVAWRKQLGSGRTHDATNKENEMNCLQDMQQEIFDMDPWELPLNVNNNHKAGRTGSEQTDCSTLTELTRDHSTMTDVLFGRSLRLKVALTLWQRNAGELLTYFLRIQDTGVFVDFLPLISKSIEESSPKITIGCCVDLFPLVKKVLTNPYEEYLIVGLNWINSVLKNWWEELRASGHSGSSKPLSDKNFRVFNQQLLELWHQEPSLKSVPGAAGDVAKVIDSFLSQLT from the exons ATGGACTCGAACAGTGAGGACGGAGACTATCAAAATCTTGAGCATGCCTTCCATCATGATACAGCCCAGTACAGAGTGACCTATACTCatgggaaaaacacaaaagag GTGGATTATGATAAAAATGAAGAGGTCAACAAAAAGAG GTATCCAATGAGTCGCTCTGGTAACAACCCAGGCAGAGTGAGGCGGATAGTGTCATGTAAGAGGAAGACCCATCATCTGACGGTGGCTTGGAGGAAGCAGCTTGGGTCAGGGAGGACTCACGATGCTACAAACAAGGAGAATGAGATGAACTGCTTACAGGACATGCAACAGGAGATATTTGACATGGACCCATGGGAGTTACCACTAAATGTCAATAATAACCACAAGGCTGGTAGAACTGGTTCTGAACAAACTGACTGCTCTACACTCACTGAG CTCACAAGGGATCATAGTACAATGACTGATGTGCTCTTTGGGAGAAGTCTGAGACTGAAAGTAGCTTTAACATTGTGGCAGAGAAATGCTGGAGAGCTACTGACATACTTCCTGAG AATCCAAGACactggtgtgtttgtggattttCTCCCCCTGATCAGCAAAAG CATTGAAGAGAGCTCTCCAAAGATTACCATCGGCTGTTGTGTTGACCTCTTCCCTTTAGTTAAGAAAGTCCTCACCAATCCATACGAAGA GTATCTTATAGTTGGTTTAAACTggataaattcagttttaaagaaCTGGTGGGAGGAACTAAGAGCAAGTGGCCATAGTGGATCATCTAAACCTCTGTCAGATAA GAATTTCCGAGTCTTTAATCAGCAGTTACTGGAATTATGGCACCAGGAACCTTCATTGAAATCTGTTCCAGGAGCTGCAGGAGACGTGGCAAAG GTCATTGATTCTTTTCTGTCTCAACTTACCTGA